The following coding sequences are from one Candidatus Methylomirabilota bacterium window:
- a CDS encoding PPOX class F420-dependent oxidoreductase → MAATIPDTFKDLFQKKAFASLATVMADGSPQVTPVWCDFDGSHIRINSARGRVKDRNMRRNPKVALAVLDPDNPYRHLAVQGRVVEVTEQGADAHIDALAKKYLGQDRYPFRRPGEVRVIYKIAPDRVASMG, encoded by the coding sequence ATGGCCGCGACCATCCCCGACACGTTCAAGGACCTCTTCCAGAAGAAGGCCTTCGCGAGCCTGGCCACCGTCATGGCGGACGGAAGCCCGCAGGTCACGCCGGTCTGGTGCGACTTCGACGGGAGCCACATCCGCATCAATTCCGCCCGAGGTCGGGTCAAGGACCGGAACATGCGGCGGAACCCCAAGGTGGCGCTGGCCGTCCTGGATCCCGACAACCCCTACCGCCACCTCGCGGTGCAGGGGCGGGTGGTGGAGGTGACCGAGCAGGGGGCCGACGCCCACATCGATGCCCTGGCCAAGAAGTACCTCGGGCAAGACCGCTACCCGTTCCGGCGGCCGGGAGAAGTCCGGGTCATCTACAAGATCGCCCCCGATCGCGTCGCGTCCATGGGCTGA